A window from Chitinophaga filiformis encodes these proteins:
- a CDS encoding hybrid sensor histidine kinase/response regulator → MKDNRIRILYIDDEVHNLNAFKAGFRRSYEIYTANSAQEGKQLLKSIDVHIIIADQKMPVSTGVEFFNEIKDTLPDPMRILLTGYTDVEDIIDAINKGHIFSYIKKPWDEHELHRTINNAFEIYSTRKQLKEKILELEKINDELNRFIYSTSHDLRSPLMSVLGIINLSRLDNSVTDPNGYLNMIEACILKLDGFIQKIIEYYRNSRLDVEYEKIDFEHLIQECIASFRHQNTAIQFQVNVDQPVDFKGDTFRISVILNNLISNAVKYQKPDESHPKVILSVKVEPHKATLSIEDNGIGILSEHLNNIFKMFFRSKNNNKPGSGIGLYIVKEALNKIGGTINVESKYGEGTQFEISIPNRNDFDS, encoded by the coding sequence ATGAAAGACAACCGTATCAGGATTTTGTACATTGACGATGAAGTTCATAACCTCAATGCTTTTAAAGCCGGGTTCCGCAGAAGTTATGAAATTTACACCGCCAATTCTGCCCAGGAAGGCAAACAACTATTGAAAAGCATTGATGTCCACATCATCATTGCAGACCAGAAAATGCCCGTGTCTACAGGAGTTGAATTCTTTAACGAAATAAAGGATACGCTCCCCGACCCCATGCGTATTCTCCTGACAGGTTATACGGATGTAGAAGATATTATCGATGCCATCAACAAAGGGCATATCTTCTCCTACATCAAGAAGCCATGGGATGAACATGAACTGCACCGCACCATTAACAACGCATTCGAAATATATTCTACCCGCAAACAGCTGAAGGAAAAGATCCTGGAACTGGAAAAGATCAATGATGAGCTCAACCGCTTTATCTACTCCACTTCACATGACCTCCGTTCACCACTCATGTCTGTGCTCGGTATCATTAACCTGAGCCGGCTCGACAACTCGGTGACCGACCCCAACGGTTATCTTAACATGATTGAAGCATGCATCCTCAAACTGGACGGATTCATACAGAAGATCATAGAATATTACCGCAATTCAAGGCTGGATGTGGAATATGAAAAGATCGACTTTGAACATCTCATCCAGGAATGTATCGCATCCTTCCGTCATCAGAACACGGCTATCCAGTTCCAGGTGAACGTAGATCAGCCGGTAGATTTCAAGGGAGATACTTTCCGTATCAGTGTTATTCTGAATAACCTGATCTCGAACGCTGTGAAATATCAGAAACCGGATGAGAGTCATCCGAAAGTGATACTGTCAGTGAAGGTAGAGCCTCATAAAGCTACCCTGTCCATAGAAGATAATGGAATAGGAATACTTAGTGAACATCTCAACAACATCTTCAAGATGTTCTTCCGTTCAAAAAATAATAATAAACCAGGAAGTGGTATTGGTTTGTATATTGTAAAAGAAGCGCTGAATAAAATTGGCGGTACTATCAACGTTGAATCAAAATATGGAGAAGGTACACAATTTGAAATAAGCATTCCCAACAGAAATGATTTCGATTCCTGA
- a CDS encoding winged helix-turn-helix transcriptional regulator has product MRKETSTNTLNAKELYETCGMAIAVRILGGRWKPGIIWHLGHNRVRYSQLKALIPNISERMLVQQLKELEKYGFVERFAFPEVPPRVEYALSEEGKTLLPIVQSLADWGNAQREKIKIPV; this is encoded by the coding sequence ATGAGAAAAGAGACCTCGACCAATACACTCAATGCGAAAGAGCTGTATGAAACATGTGGAATGGCTATCGCAGTGCGGATACTGGGAGGCCGGTGGAAACCAGGCATTATCTGGCATCTGGGCCACAACAGGGTGCGTTATAGTCAGCTAAAAGCACTCATTCCAAATATTTCCGAGCGCATGCTGGTGCAGCAATTGAAAGAACTGGAGAAATATGGTTTCGTGGAACGCTTTGCATTTCCGGAAGTACCTCCGCGGGTGGAATATGCACTGAGCGAAGAGGGAAAAACCCTGCTTCCTATTGTTCAATCTCTGGCCGACTGGGGAAATGCCCAGCGTGAAAAAATAAAAATACCGGTATAA
- a CDS encoding two-component system response regulator has product MISIPDLRVILIDDNEVDLLLHERLITLQQISRTVLAFNNANKALEFLSSNITLPKIPPTVLLLDIQMPEMDGFEFLEAFYAYPAKIKSQCHIIMVSSSLDYGDLSRTYANPMVLKLLKKPLLASELKNAIAEIFKDM; this is encoded by the coding sequence ATGATTTCGATTCCTGATTTACGTGTAATACTGATAGATGACAATGAAGTAGATCTGCTGCTGCACGAGCGACTTATCACGCTGCAACAGATCAGCAGAACTGTGCTTGCCTTTAACAACGCAAACAAGGCGCTTGAATTCCTGTCTTCTAATATCACCCTGCCGAAAATACCGCCCACAGTATTGCTGCTGGACATACAAATGCCGGAGATGGATGGCTTTGAATTCCTGGAAGCATTTTACGCCTATCCTGCAAAGATCAAATCACAGTGCCATATCATCATGGTATCGTCATCTCTCGATTATGGAGACCTCAGTCGTACCTATGCAAACCCGATGGTGCTGAAACTGTTAAAGAAACCTTTACTGGCTTCAGAACTGAAAAACGCTATTGCTGAAATTTTTAAGGATATGTGA
- a CDS encoding SDR family NAD(P)-dependent oxidoreductase, with translation METRNIALITGVGRKEGLGYETARQLARLGYKVVITARDHRKAEQLAAMMLHEHLDAIAMELDTTDADSVNRCERQVTERFGRLDVLINNAGVMTDLTSTIATANLELVKSCFDSNVFGPWQVTQAFLPLLRRSAQPRIVNVTSGMGSYDDPDFGLHHFPGALSTYALTKLTFNALTVKAAKELKDERILVNAVCPGFTATYEGLKEQGARPVEDGAKSIVWAATLAADGPTGGFFRDGKPLPW, from the coding sequence ATGGAAACAAGGAACATTGCCTTGATTACAGGCGTAGGCAGAAAAGAAGGCCTGGGATATGAAACGGCCAGGCAATTGGCGAGGCTGGGGTATAAGGTGGTCATCACCGCAAGGGATCACCGGAAAGCTGAACAGCTTGCGGCGATGATGTTGCATGAGCACCTGGATGCTATCGCAATGGAACTGGATACCACTGATGCAGACAGCGTCAACCGCTGTGAACGACAGGTTACAGAACGATTCGGCCGCCTGGATGTACTGATCAACAATGCGGGTGTTATGACAGATTTGACATCTACAATCGCTACCGCTAACCTGGAGCTTGTAAAATCATGCTTTGACAGCAATGTGTTTGGACCCTGGCAGGTGACACAGGCATTCCTGCCATTGCTCAGGAGGAGCGCTCAGCCACGTATCGTGAATGTAACCAGTGGTATGGGCTCTTATGACGATCCTGATTTTGGCCTGCATCATTTCCCAGGAGCGCTGTCAACATATGCACTGACGAAACTTACGTTCAATGCACTGACAGTAAAAGCTGCAAAAGAATTGAAAGATGAACGGATATTGGTGAATGCAGTATGTCCTGGTTTTACCGCTACCTATGAAGGATTAAAAGAGCAGGGCGCAAGACCGGTAGAAGATGGTGCGAAAAGCATTGTGTGGGCTGCTACGTTAGCGGCAGATGGGCCTACGGGAGGATTCTTCCGTGATGGGAAGCCATTGCCGTGGTGA